One segment of Niveibacterium microcysteis DNA contains the following:
- the polA gene encoding DNA polymerase I: MPTLLLVDGSSYLYRAFHAMPDMRNARGEPTGAVFGVLNMLRRLLGDYKADRLACVFDAKGKTFREDLYPDYKAHRPPMPDDLRLQIEPIHACVQAMGWPIVMVEGIEADDVIGTLARRGEAAGYDVVISTGDKDMAQLVTPRVKLVNTMSNEVLDEAGVLAKFGVPPTRIIDYLALVGDTVDNVPGVEKCGPKTAVKWLSEFDSLDGVVAAAQQKVAKGKKEDWAIGGVVGDNLRRHLDFLPLGRKLVTIETDCELPVTLDQLAFGISQNETLAEWFERLQFRTWLKEARAALGGEAPTAADSSPAQANTEPAAAPAQASLLDDAGAHRAGYVTILDWTTFDAWLAKISAAPLTAFDTETDSLDPMLARLVGMSFSVKEGEAAYLPLTHHYPDAPAQLPLDEVLAKLRGWFESDAHRKLGQNLKYDMHVLANHGIRLRGVEHDTLLESFVVESDKGHDLDQLAKRHAGMLDTLSYTDVCGKGANQIGFHEVAIARATEYAAEDADATLRVHNVLLPRVSSDAALAKLYREVEMPAMEVLWAMERNGVLIDRDLLLRQSDTLGRRMLELEAEAHALAKQPFNLNSPKQIQEILFEREKLPVLKKTPGGQPSTDEEVLQQLALDYPLPKLLLEYRSMAKLKSTYTDKLPRSVNPNTGRVHTSFSQAGAVTGRISSSEPNLQNIPVRTEEGRRIRAAFIAAPGNVIVSADYSQIELRIMAHLSDDAGLLEAFAQGLDVHRATAAEVFGLVPSEVTSEQRRYAKAINFGLIYGMSAHGLAKALDLERSAAQAYIDRYFARYPGVARYMEETRRFARDHGYVETVFGRRLMLPEIRAAQVGRRQGAERAAINAPMQGTAADIVKIAMRRVYDWLQGSTLQSKLLLQVHDELVLEVPQGELDTVKPKLAELMSGAAALKVPLVVEVGAGANWDEAH, from the coding sequence ATGCCGACGCTTCTGCTGGTCGACGGATCCTCTTATCTGTACCGCGCATTCCATGCCATGCCGGACATGCGAAATGCTCGCGGAGAGCCTACTGGCGCGGTGTTCGGGGTGCTGAACATGCTACGCCGGCTGTTGGGTGACTACAAGGCAGACCGGCTTGCCTGTGTCTTTGATGCCAAGGGCAAGACCTTCCGCGAAGACCTCTACCCCGACTACAAGGCGCACCGCCCGCCGATGCCGGACGACCTGCGCCTGCAGATCGAGCCGATCCACGCCTGCGTGCAGGCGATGGGCTGGCCGATCGTGATGGTCGAAGGCATCGAGGCCGATGACGTGATCGGCACGCTGGCGCGGCGCGGCGAAGCGGCCGGCTACGATGTGGTGATCTCGACCGGCGACAAGGACATGGCGCAGCTTGTCACGCCGCGTGTGAAGCTGGTCAACACCATGAGCAACGAGGTGCTCGACGAAGCTGGCGTACTCGCCAAGTTCGGCGTGCCGCCGACACGCATCATCGACTACCTCGCACTGGTCGGCGACACGGTGGATAACGTGCCCGGCGTCGAGAAGTGTGGCCCCAAGACCGCGGTGAAGTGGCTGTCTGAATTCGACTCGCTCGATGGCGTGGTCGCTGCCGCGCAGCAAAAGGTTGCCAAGGGCAAGAAGGAGGACTGGGCGATCGGCGGCGTGGTCGGCGACAACTTGCGCAGGCACCTGGACTTCCTGCCGCTTGGCCGCAAGCTCGTCACGATCGAAACCGATTGCGAACTGCCGGTGACGCTCGATCAGCTGGCGTTTGGCATCAGCCAGAACGAGACGCTGGCCGAATGGTTCGAGCGCTTGCAGTTCCGCACCTGGTTGAAGGAGGCGCGCGCCGCGCTGGGCGGCGAAGCCCCAACGGCAGCAGACTCATCCCCAGCACAGGCAAATACCGAACCAGCAGCTGCGCCGGCGCAGGCGTCGCTGCTGGATGACGCGGGCGCGCATCGCGCGGGCTACGTCACCATTCTCGACTGGACGACCTTCGACGCCTGGTTGGCGAAGATCAGTGCCGCGCCGCTGACGGCTTTCGATACCGAGACCGACAGCCTCGACCCGATGCTCGCGCGCCTCGTCGGCATGAGCTTCAGCGTGAAGGAGGGCGAGGCGGCCTACCTGCCGCTGACGCACCACTATCCCGATGCGCCGGCCCAGCTGCCGCTCGACGAGGTGCTCGCGAAGCTGCGCGGCTGGTTCGAATCCGATGCGCACCGCAAGCTCGGCCAGAACCTGAAGTACGACATGCATGTGCTGGCCAACCACGGCATCCGCTTGCGGGGCGTCGAGCACGACACGCTGCTCGAATCCTTCGTGGTGGAGAGCGACAAGGGCCATGATCTCGACCAGCTCGCCAAGCGCCACGCGGGCATGCTCGATACGCTGAGTTACACCGATGTCTGCGGCAAGGGCGCCAACCAGATCGGCTTCCACGAAGTTGCGATCGCGCGGGCGACCGAATACGCCGCCGAAGACGCCGACGCCACGCTGCGGGTGCACAACGTGCTGTTGCCGCGCGTCAGCAGCGACGCGGCGCTGGCCAAGCTCTACCGCGAGGTCGAGATGCCGGCGATGGAAGTGCTGTGGGCGATGGAGCGCAACGGTGTGTTGATCGACCGCGACCTGCTGCTGCGTCAATCCGACACGCTCGGCCGCCGCATGCTGGAGCTGGAGGCCGAAGCCCACGCGCTCGCCAAGCAGCCCTTCAACCTCAACAGCCCCAAGCAGATCCAGGAGATCCTGTTCGAGCGCGAGAAGCTGCCGGTGTTGAAGAAGACCCCAGGCGGCCAGCCCTCGACCGACGAAGAAGTGCTGCAACAACTGGCACTCGACTATCCGCTGCCCAAACTGCTGCTCGAATACCGCAGCATGGCGAAGCTCAAGAGTACCTACACCGACAAACTGCCGCGCTCGGTGAACCCGAACACCGGCCGGGTGCATACCAGCTTCTCGCAGGCCGGTGCGGTCACCGGGCGCATCTCCAGCTCGGAACCCAACCTGCAGAACATTCCGGTGCGCACCGAAGAAGGTCGCCGTATCCGCGCCGCCTTCATCGCGGCGCCGGGCAACGTCATCGTGTCGGCCGACTACTCGCAGATCGAGCTGCGCATCATGGCGCACCTGTCTGACGATGCCGGCCTGCTCGAAGCCTTCGCACAGGGGCTGGATGTTCACCGCGCCACCGCCGCAGAGGTGTTCGGCCTCGTGCCGTCCGAAGTCACCAGCGAACAGCGTCGTTACGCCAAGGCGATCAACTTCGGCCTCATCTACGGCATGAGTGCGCATGGGCTGGCGAAGGCGCTCGATCTCGAACGCAGCGCCGCGCAGGCCTACATCGACCGCTACTTCGCCCGCTACCCCGGCGTTGCGCGTTACATGGAAGAAACCCGCCGCTTTGCGCGCGACCACGGCTATGTCGAGACGGTGTTTGGCCGCCGTCTAATGCTGCCCGAGATCCGCGCCGCGCAGGTCGGTCGTCGTCAGGGCGCGGAGCGCGCCGCAATCAATGCGCCGATGCAAGGCACGGCAGCCGACATCGTCAAGATCGCGATGCGTCGGGTGTATGACTGGCTGCAGGGCAGCACGCTGCAATCCAAACTCCTGCTGCAGGTGCACGACGAACTGGTGCTCGAAGTGCCGCAGGGCGAGCTCGATACCGTCAAGCCCAAGCTCGCGGAACTGATGAGCGGCGCCGCCGCGCTGAAGGTGCCGCTGGTCGTCGAAGTCGGTGCCGGCGCCAACTGGGATGAAGCGCACTAG
- the hutC gene encoding histidine utilization repressor: MTTPRTPPRYQQIKDELLARIRAGEWQVGEAIPPEEGLARDFGVARMTVNRALRELTDAGVLTRTRGAGTFVAPPRVDAPLLEIRNIAEDIAARGHTHTAALVSLARGQADGALADAFALPVGAPLFHSVLVHREDGRPIQVEDRWVNAALAPDYLRLDFSAETPNAYLSRVAPLASARLTVEARPAPRDIATMLGIDTRAACLVLHRVTRGADGVASVATLWHPGEHYRLHAVIDVEQGERRR, translated from the coding sequence ATGACGACACCGCGTACCCCGCCCCGCTACCAGCAGATCAAGGACGAGCTGCTTGCCCGCATCCGCGCCGGCGAATGGCAGGTGGGCGAGGCGATCCCGCCCGAGGAAGGGCTGGCGCGCGACTTCGGCGTGGCACGGATGACGGTGAACCGCGCGTTGCGCGAGCTGACCGATGCCGGCGTGCTGACCCGTACCCGCGGCGCCGGCACCTTCGTTGCGCCACCACGGGTCGATGCGCCGCTGCTGGAGATCCGCAACATTGCTGAGGACATTGCCGCGCGCGGCCACACGCATACCGCAGCGCTGGTGAGCCTCGCGCGCGGCCAGGCCGACGGCGCCTTGGCCGATGCATTTGCTTTACCAGTCGGCGCGCCGTTGTTTCACTCGGTGCTGGTGCATCGCGAAGACGGCCGCCCGATCCAGGTGGAGGATCGCTGGGTCAATGCGGCGCTGGCGCCGGACTACCTGCGCCTGGATTTCTCCGCTGAAACGCCGAATGCCTATCTCTCGCGCGTTGCGCCGCTTGCCAGTGCGCGCCTCACGGTTGAAGCGCGGCCGGCGCCGCGCGATATCGCGACGATGCTGGGTATCGATACGCGCGCTGCCTGCCTGGTCTTGCACCGCGTGACCCGCGGGGCGGATGGCGTTGCTTCGGTTGCGACGCTCTGGCACCCGGGCGAGCACTATCGGTTGCATGCAGTGATTGATGTGGAGCAGGGGGAGCGGCGGCGCTGA
- the hutI gene encoding imidazolonepropionase — MSDAPVRDGLLRNVHLASFVGEGYGTVRNAALAWRDGTIAWLGPEAELPAEFSALPPHDGAGGWLTPGLIDCHTHLVYAGNRANEFEARLNGASYEDIARAGGGILSTVRATRAADEDALLAAGLPRVDALLAEGVTTLEIKSGYGLDLPSERKMLRVARRIGELRGITVRTTFLGAHALPPEFAGEADAYIDHLCTAMLPALASEGLVDAVDAFCERIAFTPEQTARVFDAAAKLGLPVKLHAEQLSDQGGAALVARYRGLSADHLEWLSDDGIAAMKAVGTIAVLLPGAFYCLRETRLPPIAALRDAGVPMAVATDANPGTSPLTSLLLAANMACTLFRLTPQDALAGITREAARALGLADRGTLAIGQRADFALWRIGEPAALAYALGARPLAACWIGGIKR, encoded by the coding sequence GTGAGCGACGCGCCGGTCCGGGACGGACTGCTGCGCAACGTCCATCTCGCGAGCTTCGTCGGTGAGGGCTACGGCACGGTCCGCAACGCCGCACTTGCGTGGCGCGACGGCACCATCGCCTGGCTCGGGCCGGAAGCTGAGCTGCCCGCCGAATTCAGCGCGCTGCCGCCCCACGACGGCGCCGGCGGCTGGCTGACGCCGGGGCTGATCGATTGCCACACTCACCTCGTCTACGCCGGCAACCGCGCCAACGAATTCGAGGCCCGGCTCAACGGCGCGAGCTACGAAGACATCGCCCGCGCCGGTGGCGGCATCCTCTCCACGGTGCGTGCGACACGTGCGGCCGACGAAGACGCGCTGCTCGCCGCCGGCCTGCCGCGCGTCGATGCGCTGCTGGCCGAAGGTGTCACCACGCTGGAGATCAAATCCGGCTACGGGCTGGACCTGCCCAGCGAACGCAAGATGCTGCGCGTCGCGCGCCGCATCGGCGAGTTGCGCGGCATCACCGTGCGCACCACCTTCCTCGGCGCCCACGCGCTGCCGCCGGAGTTCGCCGGCGAGGCCGATGCGTACATCGACCACCTCTGCACCGCGATGCTGCCCGCGCTCGCCAGCGAAGGCCTGGTCGACGCGGTCGACGCCTTCTGCGAGCGCATCGCCTTCACGCCCGAGCAGACCGCCCGCGTGTTCGACGCCGCCGCGAAGCTCGGCCTGCCGGTGAAGCTGCACGCTGAGCAGCTCTCGGATCAGGGCGGCGCCGCGCTGGTCGCACGCTACCGCGGCCTCTCCGCGGATCATCTCGAATGGCTGTCGGACGACGGCATCGCCGCGATGAAAGCGGTCGGCACCATCGCCGTACTGCTGCCCGGCGCCTTCTACTGCCTGCGCGAAACCAGGCTGCCGCCGATCGCCGCGCTGCGCGACGCCGGCGTGCCGATGGCCGTCGCCACCGACGCCAACCCCGGCACCTCGCCGCTGACCTCGCTGTTGCTCGCGGCGAATATGGCCTGCACGCTGTTCCGCCTGACCCCGCAGGACGCGCTTGCCGGCATCACGCGCGAAGCCGCGCGTGCGCTGGGCCTCGCGGACCGTGGCACGCTCGCGATTGGCCAGCGCGCAGATTTCGCGCTATGGCGAATCGGAGAGCCGGCGGCGTTGGCCTACGCGCTCGGTGCGCGACCACTGGCCGCTTGCTGGATCGGCGGCATCAAGCGCTGA
- the hutG gene encoding formimidoylglutamase encodes MSTEGVRHTGFDTAIWQGREDSHEAHFSQRWHEAVQPLGDATQRHGVALLGFACDAGVRRNLGRPDAAAGPTALRRALANVALAEASVLYDAGDVHCDGDALEAAQAHYAGEIAKLIERGHLPIGLGGGHEIAFGSFMGLATALKKRSSETPRIGILNFDAHFDLRAADRASSGTPFRQIAETCAAQTWPFHYTVFGISRFANTAALFERAKQLGVRWMLDEELGAAKLHAALAALHAFLAQVDHLYLTICLDVLPPGLAPGVSAPSSHGVAMEVIEPLIDAAVASGKLRLADIAELNPAQDIDAHTARVAARLVARIAAGAHP; translated from the coding sequence ATGAGCACCGAGGGCGTACGGCATACCGGCTTCGACACGGCCATCTGGCAGGGCCGCGAAGACTCGCACGAAGCGCACTTCAGCCAGCGCTGGCATGAGGCGGTGCAGCCGCTGGGCGATGCCACGCAGCGCCATGGCGTCGCGCTGCTCGGTTTCGCCTGCGACGCCGGCGTGCGCCGCAACCTCGGCCGCCCGGATGCTGCCGCCGGCCCCACCGCACTGCGTCGCGCGCTGGCCAACGTCGCACTCGCCGAGGCCTCGGTGCTCTACGACGCCGGCGACGTGCATTGCGACGGTGACGCGCTCGAAGCGGCGCAGGCCCACTACGCAGGCGAAATCGCGAAACTGATCGAGCGCGGCCACCTGCCGATCGGGCTCGGCGGCGGTCACGAGATCGCCTTCGGCAGCTTCATGGGGCTGGCCACCGCGCTGAAGAAGCGCAGCAGCGAAACGCCGCGCATCGGCATTCTGAACTTCGACGCGCACTTCGACCTGCGCGCCGCGGATCGCGCCAGCTCCGGCACCCCGTTCCGGCAGATCGCCGAGACCTGCGCGGCGCAAACCTGGCCCTTCCACTACACCGTCTTCGGCATCTCGCGCTTCGCCAACACCGCCGCGCTGTTCGAGCGCGCCAAGCAGCTGGGCGTACGCTGGATGCTGGATGAAGAGCTGGGCGCTGCGAAGCTCCACGCCGCGCTCGCTGCGCTGCACGCCTTCCTCGCGCAAGTCGACCACCTGTACCTGACGATCTGCCTCGACGTGCTGCCGCCCGGCCTCGCACCCGGCGTCTCGGCGCCCTCGTCGCATGGCGTCGCCATGGAAGTCATCGAACCCCTGATCGACGCGGCGGTCGCCAGCGGCAAGCTGCGCCTCGCCGACATCGCGGAGCTGAACCCCGCGCAGGACATCGACGCCCACACCGCGCGGGTCGCCGCACGGCTGGTTGCCCGCATCGCCGCGGGGGCGCATCCGTGA
- a CDS encoding DUF2782 domain-containing protein: MSHTLRKLFVIAMLAAAPVVAQDKPPKLEPIPEPPPPPAGVVDTDEAPEVTVSTRGEDKIEEYRIKGRLYMIKVTPKVGKPYYLVDHKGDGVFARADDNERSLSVPMWLIKSW, encoded by the coding sequence ATGTCCCACACACTCCGCAAGCTGTTCGTGATCGCGATGCTCGCCGCAGCACCGGTGGTCGCGCAGGACAAGCCGCCCAAGCTCGAACCGATTCCCGAACCGCCACCGCCGCCGGCTGGCGTCGTCGATACCGACGAAGCGCCGGAGGTCACCGTATCGACCCGTGGCGAGGACAAGATCGAGGAATACCGCATCAAGGGCCGGCTCTACATGATCAAGGTGACGCCCAAGGTCGGCAAACCCTACTACCTCGTCGACCACAAGGGCGATGGCGTATTCGCGCGCGCCGACGACAACGAGCGCAGCCTGTCGGTCCCGATGTGGCTGATCAAGTCCTGGTAA
- the hutU gene encoding urocanate hydratase, with protein MPIAHPEQDPRLAPGRVVRAPRGTERSCRSWLTEAAFRMIQNNLDPEVAENPEALVVYGGIGRAARDWTCFDTILKSLQTLADDETLLVQSGKPVGVFRTHADAPRVLLANSNLVPKWATWEHFHELDRKGLMMYGQMTAGSWIYIGTQGIVQGTYETFAEAGRQHYGTDGNANPWRGRWILSAGLGGMGGAQPLAASFAGATSLMIECQQSRIDFRLRTRYLDVQARDLDHALELIAQHTSRCEAVSIGLLGNAAEVLPELVRRGRSGQIRPDLVTDQTSAHDLINGYLPIGWSLEQWLAAQRDPGMHEALRRAAAKSCAVHVQAMLDFQAMGVPVVDYGNNIRQVAKDEGVTNAFDFPGFVPAYIRPLFCEGKGPFRWVALSGDPEDIRKTDAKIKELFPDNHHVHRWLDMAGERIAFQGLPARICWLGLGERHIAGLAFNEMVARGELKAPIVIGRDHLDTGSVASPNRETEAMRDGSDAVSDWPLLNALLNTAGGATWVSLHHGGGVGMGYSQHSGVVIVADGTEAAARRLERVLWNDPGTGVMRHADAGYDIARDCARERGLNLPMLG; from the coding sequence ATGCCCATCGCCCACCCCGAACAGGATCCCCGTCTGGCCCCCGGCCGCGTCGTGCGCGCGCCGCGCGGCACCGAACGCAGCTGCCGCAGCTGGCTCACCGAGGCGGCGTTCCGGATGATCCAGAACAACCTCGACCCGGAGGTCGCCGAGAACCCGGAGGCGCTGGTGGTGTATGGCGGCATCGGCCGTGCCGCGCGCGACTGGACCTGTTTCGACACGATCCTCAAATCGCTGCAAACGCTCGCCGACGACGAGACGCTGCTGGTGCAGTCGGGCAAGCCGGTGGGCGTGTTCCGCACCCACGCCGATGCGCCGCGCGTGCTGCTGGCCAACTCCAACCTGGTGCCCAAGTGGGCAACCTGGGAGCACTTCCACGAGCTCGACCGCAAGGGCCTGATGATGTACGGCCAGATGACGGCCGGCAGCTGGATCTACATCGGCACGCAAGGCATCGTGCAGGGCACCTACGAGACCTTCGCCGAGGCCGGGCGCCAGCACTACGGAACGGATGGCAACGCCAACCCCTGGCGCGGCCGCTGGATCCTCTCCGCCGGGCTGGGCGGCATGGGCGGCGCGCAGCCGCTGGCAGCGAGCTTCGCCGGCGCAACCTCGCTGATGATCGAGTGCCAGCAGTCGCGCATCGACTTCCGCCTGCGCACCCGCTACCTCGATGTGCAGGCGCGCGATCTCGACCACGCGCTCGAACTCATCGCGCAGCACACCTCACGCTGCGAGGCGGTGTCGATCGGCCTGCTGGGCAACGCCGCCGAGGTGCTGCCGGAGCTGGTGCGGCGCGGGCGCAGTGGACAAATTCGGCCGGATCTCGTCACCGACCAGACCTCGGCGCACGACCTGATCAACGGCTACCTGCCGATCGGCTGGAGCCTCGAACAGTGGCTCGCCGCACAGCGCGACCCCGGCATGCACGAGGCCCTGCGCCGCGCCGCCGCGAAGAGCTGCGCGGTGCATGTGCAGGCGATGCTGGACTTCCAGGCGATGGGCGTGCCGGTCGTCGACTACGGCAACAACATCCGCCAGGTCGCCAAGGACGAGGGCGTCACGAACGCCTTCGACTTCCCCGGCTTCGTGCCGGCCTACATCCGCCCGCTGTTCTGCGAAGGCAAGGGGCCGTTCCGCTGGGTGGCGCTGTCGGGCGACCCGGAAGACATCCGCAAGACCGACGCCAAGATCAAAGAGCTGTTCCCGGACAATCACCATGTGCATCGCTGGCTGGATATGGCCGGCGAGCGCATCGCCTTCCAGGGCCTGCCTGCGCGCATCTGCTGGCTGGGTCTGGGCGAACGGCACATCGCCGGGCTCGCCTTCAACGAGATGGTCGCCCGCGGTGAGCTGAAGGCGCCGATCGTGATCGGCCGCGACCACCTCGACACCGGCTCGGTCGCCAGCCCGAACCGCGAGACCGAAGCGATGCGCGACGGCAGCGACGCCGTCTCCGACTGGCCGCTGCTCAACGCGCTGCTCAACACCGCCGGCGGCGCGACCTGGGTGTCGCTGCACCACGGCGGCGGCGTCGGCATGGGCTACTCGCAGCACTCGGGCGTGGTGATCGTCGCCGACGGTACCGAGGCCGCCGCGCGCCGCCTCGAACGCGTGCTCTGGAACGACCCGGGCACCGGCGTGATGCGCCATGCCGACGCCGGCTACGACATCGCCCGCGACTGCGCCCGCGAGCGCGGCCTGAACCTGCCGATGCTGGGCTGA
- a CDS encoding TIGR00730 family Rossman fold protein encodes MSAKEKLPPVTTATPGTHSQMAREAWRIFGIMAEFVEATERLAPIRPAVSIFGSARTKPDDPYYEKAEKIARLLSDSGFSVISGGGPGIMEAANKGAYFGKSPSVGLNIQLPMEQHGNPYQDISQTFHHFFARKYMFVKCASAYVVMPGGFGTLDELMEALTLIQTGKSRPIPVILVHSPFWKGLVDWFRERLVAEKMVNPEDLDLIQVIDSPEDVVEAIFKHYEHRGFEPLPGEHELMLNL; translated from the coding sequence ATGAGCGCGAAAGAGAAACTCCCGCCCGTAACCACCGCAACGCCCGGCACGCACAGCCAGATGGCGCGCGAGGCATGGCGGATCTTTGGAATTATGGCAGAGTTCGTCGAGGCGACTGAGCGTCTCGCACCGATCCGCCCGGCTGTCAGCATCTTCGGCAGCGCCCGCACCAAGCCGGACGATCCGTACTACGAAAAAGCTGAGAAGATCGCGCGCCTGCTGTCCGATTCCGGCTTCTCGGTGATCTCCGGCGGCGGCCCCGGCATCATGGAGGCGGCCAACAAGGGCGCCTACTTTGGCAAATCCCCCTCGGTCGGTCTCAACATCCAGTTGCCGATGGAGCAGCACGGCAACCCGTACCAGGACATCTCGCAGACCTTCCACCACTTCTTCGCGCGCAAGTACATGTTCGTGAAGTGCGCCAGCGCGTACGTGGTGATGCCCGGCGGCTTCGGCACACTGGACGAGCTGATGGAGGCGCTGACGCTGATCCAGACCGGCAAGAGCCGGCCGATCCCGGTGATCCTGGTGCACTCGCCGTTCTGGAAAGGACTGGTGGATTGGTTCCGCGAGCGCCTGGTGGCCGAGAAGATGGTTAACCCGGAAGACCTCGATCTGATCCAGGTGATCGACTCGCCCGAAGATGTGGTCGAGGCGATCTTCAAACACTACGAGCATCGCGGATTCGAGCCGCTACCCGGCGAACACGAGCTGATGCTCAACCTGTAA
- the hutH gene encoding histidine ammonia-lyase: protein MTKTITLVPGQITMPQLRAVWDGSARLALDPAAWGPVHASAAAVRTIVEAGKPAYGINTGFGKLANTHIAEDQLEALQTNLIRSHSVGVGPLMDDDVVRLILAMKIASLARGFSGIRPLVLETMLEAYNAGILPCIPSKGSVGASGDLAPLSHMTLALMGEGRVRVDGVERNAADALGEAGITPIQLAAKEGLALINGTQASTALTLQGLFLAERVFAAAIAAGAMSVDAARGSDAPFDARIHEVRGQPGQIAVAARYRELLAGSEIRQSHLTNDDRVQDPYSLRCQPQVMGACLDLLRGAVTTLTIEANAVSDNPLLFEHEGHWSVLSGGNFHAEPVAFAADTLALAIAEIGALSERRIALLIDASLSGLPAFLIPNPGLHSGFMIAHVTAAALASENKSLAHPASVDSLPTSANQEDHVSMATFAGRRLTDMAKNTAHIVGIELLAAAQGIDFHRAMKTSVPLEKVHAQLRAEVPFHSDDRYLAPDLEAAQRMVLSGIFDHAAHDLLPSIEG, encoded by the coding sequence ATGACCAAGACCATCACCCTCGTCCCCGGCCAGATCACGATGCCGCAACTGCGCGCGGTGTGGGACGGCAGCGCCCGCCTCGCGCTGGACCCCGCCGCCTGGGGCCCGGTGCACGCCTCGGCCGCCGCGGTCCGCACCATCGTGGAAGCCGGCAAGCCCGCCTACGGCATCAATACCGGCTTCGGCAAGCTCGCCAACACGCACATCGCGGAAGACCAGCTCGAAGCGCTGCAGACCAACCTGATCCGCTCGCATTCGGTGGGCGTCGGCCCGCTGATGGACGACGACGTCGTACGCCTGATCCTCGCGATGAAGATCGCGAGCCTCGCGCGCGGCTTCTCGGGCATCCGCCCGCTGGTGCTGGAAACGATGCTCGAGGCCTACAACGCCGGCATCCTGCCCTGCATCCCGAGCAAGGGTTCGGTCGGCGCTTCGGGTGACCTCGCGCCGCTGTCGCACATGACGCTGGCGCTGATGGGCGAAGGCCGCGTGCGGGTGGACGGCGTCGAACGCAACGCGGCCGACGCGCTGGGCGAAGCCGGCATCACGCCGATCCAGCTCGCGGCGAAGGAAGGTCTGGCGCTGATCAACGGCACGCAGGCCTCGACCGCGCTGACCCTGCAAGGCCTGTTCCTCGCCGAGCGTGTGTTCGCCGCAGCGATTGCAGCCGGCGCGATGTCGGTGGACGCCGCGCGCGGCTCCGACGCGCCCTTCGACGCCCGCATCCACGAAGTGCGCGGCCAGCCGGGGCAGATCGCCGTCGCCGCGCGCTACCGCGAACTGCTCGCCGGTTCCGAGATCCGTCAGTCGCATCTGACCAACGACGACCGCGTGCAGGACCCCTACTCGCTGCGCTGCCAGCCGCAGGTGATGGGCGCATGTCTGGACCTGCTGCGCGGCGCGGTCACCACGCTGACGATCGAAGCCAATGCGGTCTCCGACAACCCGCTGCTCTTCGAGCACGAAGGCCACTGGTCGGTGCTCTCGGGCGGCAACTTCCATGCGGAGCCGGTGGCCTTTGCGGCAGACACGCTTGCGCTCGCGATCGCCGAGATCGGCGCGCTGTCCGAACGCCGCATCGCGCTGCTGATCGACGCCTCGCTCTCCGGCCTGCCGGCCTTCCTGATCCCGAACCCCGGCCTGCACTCGGGCTTCATGATCGCGCACGTCACCGCCGCGGCATTGGCATCGGAGAACAAGTCGCTTGCTCACCCGGCCAGCGTCGACAGCCTGCCCACCTCGGCGAACCAGGAAGACCACGTCTCGATGGCCACCTTCGCCGGCCGGCGCCTGACCGACATGGCGAAGAACACCGCGCACATCGTCGGCATCGAGTTGCTCGCCGCCGCGCAGGGCATCGACTTCCATCGCGCGATGAAGACCTCGGTGCCGCTGGAAAAGGTGCATGCGCAACTGCGCGCCGAGGTGCCCTTCCATTCGGACGACCGCTACCTCGCACCCGATCTGGAAGCCGCGCAGCGCATGGTGCTCTCCGGCATCTTCGATCACGCGGCACACGATCTCCTGCCATCCATCGAGGGCTGA